In Paracoccus aerodenitrificans, the following are encoded in one genomic region:
- a CDS encoding AEC family transporter — protein MLAIFIKTLPFFMLIGLGWAAARSRIFPAEGAVWLTKFVFYFPLSAMLFRFAATLEFNQIWDPRFALAYLAGSLLIWGIGIAAGRSRGQDSGISLIEAHCCVIGNTGFLGVPMLVVLMGNAAAGPVLMVLIIDLVVFSTLITLLMTATRHGRIRLSMAGALLRGLLANPMIVSMLAGLFWSWASLPIPGPAMEFLTMLSAAATPGALFAIGASLAGRQADRPAVAIWLSFAKLVLHPAAVGLAAWLLGVEPFAASVMIAAAALPVAGNVYMLAQYFGIGVQRVSSAILISTAASVFTIPIVMHLIGQG, from the coding sequence ATGCTGGCGATTTTTATCAAGACGCTGCCATTCTTCATGCTGATCGGCCTTGGATGGGCGGCAGCACGCAGCCGCATTTTCCCAGCCGAAGGCGCGGTCTGGCTGACAAAATTCGTGTTTTATTTCCCTCTGTCGGCGATGCTGTTCCGCTTTGCCGCGACGCTGGAATTCAACCAGATCTGGGACCCGCGCTTCGCCTTGGCCTATCTGGCAGGATCGCTGCTGATCTGGGGGATCGGCATCGCCGCAGGGCGCAGCCGCGGACAGGATAGCGGCATATCCCTGATCGAGGCCCATTGCTGCGTCATCGGCAATACCGGCTTTCTCGGCGTGCCGATGCTGGTCGTCCTGATGGGCAATGCTGCCGCCGGGCCGGTGCTGATGGTCCTGATTATCGACCTTGTGGTGTTCTCGACCCTCATCACCCTGCTGATGACCGCGACGCGGCACGGGCGGATCCGACTGTCAATGGCCGGGGCGCTGCTGCGCGGGTTGCTGGCCAATCCGATGATCGTCTCGATGCTGGCCGGTCTCTTCTGGTCATGGGCCAGTCTGCCGATCCCGGGACCGGCGATGGAGTTCCTGACCATGCTGTCAGCCGCCGCCACGCCCGGCGCGTTATTCGCCATCGGAGCCAGCCTCGCCGGTCGGCAGGCGGACAGACCCGCCGTCGCCATCTGGCTCAGCTTCGCGAAGCTGGTCCTGCACCCGGCTGCGGTCGGCCTTGCCGCGTGGCTGCTCGGCGTCGAGCCCTTCGCCGCCTCTGTCATGATCGCCGCCGCCGCGCTGCCGGTTGCCGGGAATGTCTATATGCTGGCGCAATATTTCGGGATCGGCGTCCAGAGGGTCTCCTCCGCCATCCTGATATCGACAGCAGCAAGCGTGTTCACCATCCCCATCGTCATGCATCTGATCGGCCAGGGCTGA
- a CDS encoding acetyl-CoA C-acyltransferase family protein, producing MSDSDIVILSGARTAIGTFGGSLAAIPPIELAATVTKAALERAGTSPDQIGTVVFGHVINTEPRDMYLSRVAMLDAGIPDTTPAMNVNRLCGSGAQAIVSAVQSLQLGDADFAVAGGAESMSRSPYAVQQARFGIKMGDTQMLDMMTGALTCPMGTGHMGITAENVAGEHDITREDQDAFALESQNRTAKAIAEGYFREQIVPVEVKTRKGTVQFDTDEHPKDTSADKLAGLRPAFKKDGSVTAGNASGINDGAAAIVLAREDAAKAAGLTPRFRVLGYAVAGVRPEVMGIGPVPAVTKLLEKTGLTAADFDVIESNEAFAAQALAVNKELGLDPAKVNPNGGAIALGHPVGATGAIITVKAMYELDRINGKRAIITMCIGGGQGIALAIERI from the coding sequence ATGTCCGATTCCGATATCGTCATCCTGTCCGGCGCACGCACCGCCATTGGCACATTCGGCGGTAGCCTCGCCGCCATTCCGCCGATCGAGCTTGCCGCCACCGTGACGAAAGCCGCGCTCGAACGCGCGGGAACCTCGCCCGATCAGATCGGCACCGTGGTCTTCGGCCATGTCATCAATACCGAGCCGCGCGACATGTATCTCTCCCGCGTCGCCATGCTGGATGCCGGCATTCCCGACACGACCCCGGCGATGAACGTCAACCGGCTGTGCGGATCGGGCGCTCAGGCCATCGTCTCGGCAGTACAGTCGCTGCAACTCGGCGATGCGGATTTCGCTGTTGCAGGTGGAGCCGAGTCAATGTCGCGTTCGCCCTATGCGGTGCAGCAGGCACGGTTCGGCATCAAGATGGGCGATACACAGATGCTGGACATGATGACCGGCGCACTGACCTGCCCGATGGGCACCGGCCATATGGGGATCACGGCGGAAAACGTGGCGGGTGAGCACGATATCACCCGTGAGGATCAGGACGCATTCGCACTGGAATCCCAGAACCGCACCGCCAAAGCCATCGCCGAAGGCTATTTCAGGGAACAGATCGTCCCGGTCGAGGTCAAGACCCGCAAAGGCACGGTGCAGTTCGACACGGATGAGCATCCCAAGGACACCTCAGCCGATAAACTCGCCGGTCTGCGTCCCGCTTTCAAAAAGGACGGATCGGTCACGGCGGGCAACGCCTCGGGGATCAATGACGGCGCAGCGGCGATCGTCCTTGCCCGCGAGGACGCCGCCAAAGCCGCAGGCCTGACTCCGCGTTTCCGGGTTTTGGGCTATGCCGTGGCAGGCGTCCGCCCCGAGGTGATGGGCATCGGTCCGGTCCCCGCCGTGACGAAACTGCTGGAGAAAACCGGGCTGACCGCCGCGGATTTCGACGTGATCGAATCCAATGAGGCCTTCGCCGCACAGGCCCTTGCGGTGAACAAGGAACTCGGCCTTGACCCGGCAAAGGTGAACCCGAATGGCGGCGCCATCGCACTCGGCCACCCGGTCGGCGCCACCGGCGCGATCATCACCGTCAAAGCCATGTATGAACTGGACCGCATCAACGGAAAACGCGCCATCATCACCATGTGCATCGGCGGCGGTCAGGGCATTGCGCTGGCGATTGAGCGGATCTGA